TATCAACATGCTTTGTCAGTAATTGAACCCAGATTTTATTGCTGCATTTTTGATCACAGTAGGAATTCATTCCGCTGGGCTTGCACTGACTCGTGTTCTTTCCCCTCAACCACAAGTCCCGACATACAGTGAAATGTCTGCCTCCTTATGTGTCCCCATCAATCCACCCTCATGCAGGAAAACAGGGCCACACATAACTTGTCCCCCTGTAAGCAGTAATCCCAGGCTTCTTAAAAAAGGCTGGAACTGATGCTTTGCCACACTAGACTTTGGAAGGTGGTCAAAGCAATGTGCCACAGTATAAACAGATCTCAAGACATCTCTCACCATCATCAAGGAGGCCATCCGGTGTGGCATCCAGGTCTGGTTCCAGAGCATGCCCTTCTGCCTCAATCAGGCCATCACAGTCTTCTGAAGCAAAGGAACAAAAGGAGGATCAGGATTTTTGGTGAATGGTAAATGTACATGCCTCAATGCATAAACCCCCTCCACTATCTGTTGCCATCGTTTGGTCattaagggccaagctgcaagtggtAGGTCACTTATCAAATTTCCTCAGGAtgtgaagggaaatgtaggcatccaggtCTTGCAGCCGTGATGTGTAGCAAAGCTTCGAGACCCCGCTTACTAAATTGCCAATCACTACCTGAGTCAAGTGGACTAGTGTCCAACCGGTGTCTGGTGTTCCTTGTTGATTGGCTCTATACAGAACCACCTTAAGCCGCCCCACCACTGCTGGAGAGGCACATTTCCAACATGTAATGTTGACATAATACAAATGCTAATGCTGAATCGTCTCCGTCCCAATTGTGTCAATTTACTGATGTGCTATACTACAATATTACCTGTATGATAAGGTGTTGACATTCTTATTTCCGCGGGATTACAGGTATGTAGGTCGTGGGAGAAAAGCTCTTCTGATCCCCTCTGGAGCACCAATGTTTCCGGCTGCACTTGACCCACCACCTGCAGCACCATGCTTCTTGCGATGCGTTTCGGGTTAACACTTGCATCACCACGTAGAATACTCTCAAGCTCACGGTAGTAGGGGCAAGTGATGGGTGCATTTCCAGACCTGTTGTTATGCGCAACAACCTTTTTGTATTCGAGACGCATGGTCTTGGTCTTAGACCTGCACTCCAGAGCCGATCTTCTATGTCCCCTTGTTGCCATCTGCTCGGAGATGCGTTCGAAGTAGTCAAGGTTTCTGTGTGTATTCCGAAGTGcctcctgtattttttcctctccccaaaaGTGAAGGAGGTCCATAATTTCTCGATGTCTCCAAGAGATCCCCCGCTTAACATAACTGTCTCCTCCGTGAGACATGGTTGTTTTAGAACGGGCGATCAAGAGACTGCAGTTATATCTCTGAAGGTAAAGCTTTGGCAGGCTGTGTGTCTCACAGACGCGTTGAACTTCCCTTGTTAATTTCGAAAGCAAAAGTGATTTCCGCGCGCCTGCTGCATATTCAATCGGGCTTCCTTCCACGCCAAAATTAACGGCTAAAAGTATCTACTTTCATCGTTGCGATACTCCAAAAGCGGTCAATgtttgcaccaaaaaaaaaaagttttattaaaaAAGTGGAGGGACAATGGAAGTATCAGAGGAGATTTGGATAATGGTATGGAGAATTTGTGAATGAATGAACAATCTTTTCGGCATGATCGATTGAATGTGGTTTTTGGACAAATAAGATAGAAATGCCTGTTCCACATTGGATTTCACCATAACGATGCTTGTAAAAAATGCAATATCGTTATACCATCTACGTTcgccaaaaaaaaatttttttcgtGAAGAGATGGGGTTTGTGGGTGTTTGGGAGGGGTGGAACTTTGGCGCGCCTAGACATGTGATCAAGAAGCGTTGCAAGCGGAACATAATCGATATGGGGCAGTCACATGGAGACGGACGCAGGCAAAGTAAAGAGTGAGAAGACGTCATGGGGACAAACGTTATAGAGACGAAACGAGGTGGGTATTCTGTGGAACATGACGTTCTCTTAACGCAATTTTTTTGCCAGTGTGACGACGGCCTTTCTGTCATCCTTGTGACATCACCAGAATGCATCATGTGCacaatgtcaggttctgactatgtttcatgtgtgttcaaaccaaagagactccattttaatcttgtcagtattttaagtgcttcttttgcaggtggcaagcagttcagtaacAGTTATcttacagaagaggaatgttatgactacaacctttccagccttggaaactttcactttctcagcctcaagccgtttgttttgagaactgtggggggaggatggggcctgcaggggtatgctattctgtaccttaacctttgcctgtcattcgtaacaatacttgtgtaccagccaagatactgcatcttggatagtggactataatggttgtttatatccagtaaatcttttggaaccaatggactcatgtctaattgcaagaggtagtctggattgcaacttttagtaagccactgtctgacacacAAAACATAATTATGCAAACAGGCCCCTCTTCTGGTGTATATATTGATTCTTTTCCACAAAGCATTTGATTGCAACTCTGTATGTTTATTAGACCTGAGACAGCCTTGAGAGATTACATACTGCTAATCATCATGACATTCTTGAGTTCCAGGAATTTTCATGGGGGGTTGTCAATGTTCTACTTGTTCTTGTTTAGGGACAAAATAGTGCATTTTTAGTTTGGTTTTGTATATCTCAATGTTAATTTAACAAATTTATCCTAGTCTGAAATACTGCTTTAAGCCTAAACTCTGTGATAATAGCGTAGATAGAGAGAATTTGTGCCTATGCGTTGCTTTGATAGTCTAACTCTCTGCTGCATCTCTCTGACAACTACAGAGCAATCTGAGATAATAACTTCAAAAGAATGATTATCTCAAATATATTTCTCATGTTTATGCTTCAGTATGAAGCTCAGAAGCACTGCTGTGTTTAAAAGCTGCCAAAGTTACAGAGGCTTCGAAAATAAGTTTATCTTCATCTCAGCACCTGGAAACCTCCAGGGTTGGGCAATTGAAAACAATAGTTGCATGGTTGTTAGGAAAACAATGATATCATATCTTGAAAAACGTGTAGAAATGTTCTATACTTGTAACTAGAGCACATGTTGTGGCCAAAGTTCTGagattttaattgttattttatcACATCTTTTGAGAAAAATGATGGTCAGGAGTTGGAATTTTACTTGGGGTATTCTTCTGAAATGAAACATGATTGTGCCATTTCTGGGCTAGATGATTTGGGCCACTTCAGTGCCTCTTATCCTGGAGCTAGGAAATTACAGCCTGTTCTTGAATTTTAATGTATTATGTAGATATGAATGTCACTCACTTCTCTGGTTCcctgagcaatcctaagcagatttacatcTACAATGGTTTTAAAACTACAATGGTTTTAAAAATAGTATAAATGCTTACGATCGTACCGTCCATTCGTTTTCCAACTGCATTGCCACAAATTCTGTAGTGCTCCAagcatccatcaacagatagcaGACATACCTTTCTTTGAATGTTATGTGCTAATATCATACTGATCTGGTCAATTTTTAGAGCAGATAAACCAATATACTCACAATCCCAAAAGTTTTATGGATTTCTAAAAGATGTTTGCTTAGGGAAGAttcatgcagccattttctctctaaGTAGATGACCTTGTGGCCAATGTCCAAGGGCAAATATGGTTGGGTAACACAGCATGTGTTGAGCACAAATATCTTGAAGGTATGGAAGTTTGCAGGAAAATAAAAAATGGCTTGCATTAACAAGTTTTAGTTCTATGAACTATCAAGAGTTTAGGGCTTTCTGCCCcaactgggcattaagttgtttaTTATACTGCCGCCTAGGTTTTACATTTCAGCACTGCTTGAATTCATTTCGATCGATCTATTAGCAGCTGATCAGGCCTTCTTGTTCGTCATCATGTATTGATTGATTGCTGCTAGTTACAATGATGGTTCCTGTTTAGATTATTTCTTTTTTGAGGGCAAAAGGACAGGTTTGCATTGTTATTTCACCTCATCAGTAGTATTCATTTCTTCCCCTCGTCTTCCCCTTAATCTTTCCCCCAGCAGCTTaatatttaattttctttctttctttataagTTGTCCAAGTTTTGGATTGGTTTACAGAAACTGGATATGAGTTGAACTGTCTGGGTAGACAAAAGAGTTGCCAGGTGGGGGATGGGGAGTGCTACTGAGAGATCCCTTTCAGGAACCAGGAAGTGGCAACTGTGATGGATGGCTTCTATCTCCCTCCTATGCATCATACCCAATCTCTGATTCACTGACATGCATGCAAATCTCTAAAATTTCCAACAAATGAGATGCTGAGGACAGGGTTACCAATCTCTAGGTGGGGTTGGAGACCTTctgaaattacaattgatttccagactacagagatcagttcccttggagaaaatggctgctttggagggtagaatctatggtattatatcctggTGAGGTTactccctccctaaactccaccgtCCCTGGGGTCCACCCCCAAACTCCAATAATTTCCTAACCCGGAGTTGGAAACCCTAGCTGTGGCtttgtaaaagagagagaaatgagggGGAGAGTAAGTGGAAAAACAGACAAAAATGTAAAAATTTCTCAGATAGGGCTCAAACATTGACTGAGCCAGGTAGTTAGGGCTCAAGTGCCGATTGAGAGGCACAATTACGTTAAGTACCCTGTGTTAGGCAAGTTTAGTTCCCTCTGAGAATCACCATGTTAATAACTTGTTTCTCCCATGCCTTTTTAAGTGCCGAAAAAGCTATGGGTGGGGAATTGGGATGCAGCCATTTTGGCTATTGATTAGGTACATGAGGGAAGGACAAGAGCACCTCACCATCCTGCACTATGGGCCTAATCAAGATCAAGCCCTTGCTaccactttaaaatggtggtggcctTGAGGatgctgtaacatctagtttggctctaagccaTTTCAAGCTAAATTCATTTATCCCTCCCTCCAATGGAAACAGCCTGTCATTTCTGTAAGCTTGAATGTGTAATAGCCTAACCTTTCTAAAGCAGAAGTTCGGTGCTCCTTAGTTACATTGGTACACCCCTTTACATGCTTCCCTGGCGGCCCCTTAATAGCTCTTCTAAACAGGAGCTATTGTGTTGTTTAAAAAGAATGTTGGTGTCAATCACTTCAGaaaatggaaaggagaaaagaagtaGAAATTATCTCAGAAACTTCTGCTACCTATCCCCCATGTCCTATATGTTATCCAGCATGATTATTTTCTTATTTAGCCACAAGGGagagaccatggctcagtggtagagcatctgcttggcatgtagaaggttctgggttcaattcccagcatctctagttaaaagaatcaaggaggaggtgatgtgaaagacctctgcctcaaaccctggagagctactatcagtaagagtagacaatactgattttgatggtccaagggtctgattcagtatgagcaGGCTTCATTATGCGTACTGACTGCTCACAAACATGCCAAAAACTCAAACTGTTTGGTCACTGCTACTGGGGGTGTGATGGTTAAGGGAAACTGAGGCAGCACTAACATTAATGGGTGCAGCCATTCAAAGCCTTTATCCTAATTTCTGTCTCTAAACTTTTGCTGTTGTTCCAACAAGGTAGCTTAGCAGGTAGTAGAAAACATTTCCTTTGACTTCTTTCTTATCACTTGATTTCAGTGTTCACACAAATTCCTACTAATGGCTTTAAATAGCAGGAAGTTGGGTTTAAATATTACTTGTGCATGTTTCAATTCACAGCCAAGTTGCAAAAGTAGATAAATCCTGCCTCAGTATGTGGAGACAAAGGCGCaatctaaaaaaaaagaatggcagTGTTTGAACCATAGAGAAACAAATCATTAGAGGATAGATGAAAGGGATTATCTCTTTCACGATCTACAGCTGGAATGCATAATTAAGTCTGGCTTGCTTTTATTTTGCAAATCTTTGCAACAGTGAAGAAATCCCTGTGGTGTTGCACATTAAGGCTCCAGTTACATTCATTGCTTCAGAATTTACAGTTACAAAAGCAGGGAAAATTAAGAGATGGAATTGTGCTCTTCTCATGCGTCTATGTTAATTCATTTAAGAGTCATCAGGGATTCTACTATTTAAGCCAGAAACTCAGATTCTGAGGCAGGAATCTAGTTGAGTGAGCTAGCATGGCCTCCAGTATCCTCCTCAGGTGCACATTAGTgtgcaatgtcagtcaggcagtATGACATCTCTGGATTGTCTAAAAATAGTCAGAGACTGGCCTTGCCATCTTCAGAGCTGTACCTTAGGCTTGCTGTCGATTCTAATTGCTTCACTTTCCAGCTGAAGTTATTGGGTGCAAAGACTCTGATTTGCATAAAAACTCTCCAAGTCTGGTTTCAGGTAGGTCACCATGTTGGtgtgtagtagaacagcaggatttgagtccagtagcctcTTAGCGACCgtcaagatttttagggtataaacttctgagagtcatctgaagaagggtgctttgactcAATTCTTGGTGTTCTTTAGGTCTAATACTAGGTTTGACTGCTGATGGCTTGATTCTGACCACAATTATTTGGTACTTGTGCcaaattaaaaaaggaaaagagagaaaatgggaGACAAAAAAGTTTCTCTGGCAATTAAAAGTTATCTGGAAGCTTTAG
The Eublepharis macularius isolate TG4126 chromosome 9, MPM_Emac_v1.0, whole genome shotgun sequence genome window above contains:
- the LOC129335342 gene encoding uncharacterized protein LOC129335342, whose translation is MSHGGDSYVKRGISWRHREIMDLLHFWGEEKIQEALRNTHRNLDYFERISEQMATRGHRRSALECRSKTKTMRLEYKKVVAHNNRSGNAPITCPYYRELESILRGDASVNPKRIARSMVLQVVGQVQPETLVLQRGSEELFSHDLHTCNPAEIRMSTPYHTEDCDGLIEAEGHALEPDLDATPDGLLDDGFIDRGFTMQEDFLDKENNPPSPRSTAEGSMEMTTPDLSPGTRLDNIRCRKRPVSAITSAAEKLLSLASAEHQEELALRRQEQEETKKWREEEGRRHQEFLQETRLERRMFQDAWSQNLEVMRATVQTLKSFGEAFLMQQTPKLPELTNGHVEDITTDNTRKGAPKRSCVGKARERLTL